TTGTAGGTGTACTGGTTGGCCACGTACCGGACTCCGGCATACAGAGCGGTGCCGAAGGGGCAGGTGTACTGGGCCTCCAGGGCCACGGTGTCGCGCGGACGGTACTGCAGTTCGTCGCGTTCGGAGTTGTCGGACTTGTCTTCGGAATGCAGGTAGCCGTAGCTCGCCCGGGCCCAGAAGGAGTCGAAGAACCTGTTTTCCAGACCCACTTCGAAGCCTTCGAGGAGGTATTCCTCATAGTTCTCGTAGATATCGGTCGTGTCGTCCTTCTCGATGAGGTTCTCGGCATACGTACGGTACACGGAGCCGGTGAACACGGTCTTGAAGGGCAGTTCCTGGTCCAGGCCGATCTCGAAGTGGCGGGCCACCTCCGGTTCCAGGTCCGGGTTGCCGGAGGTGGCGTCGAAGAGGTTGCGGATGGAGGCGAAGCGCACCTTGCGGGCGTGGTTGGCGGAGATGGTCGTGCCTTCGAAGGGCCGGTAGCTGGCGCCGAGGAGGTAGGTCCAGTCCGTCGCGGTTTCGGACTCGGGGCCGGTCTGGGCCACGTAGCCGCCGCCGGCCACCAGGGTCACCTGTTCGATGGGAGTGATGGTGTATTCCATGGCCGCAGAGTATTCCTGCAGGTCCTTATCCGTATCGATGATGGTCTCGCCTTTCTTCTTCTTGGTGAACCCGGTTTCTTCCCAGCTCTGGTTCTCGCCGCTCAGGGCCGCGGTCAGGACGCCGTATGCGTCGAAGTCGTAGCTGGCACGCATGTTCGTGCCGGCGATGGTGCTGGTGGAGTCGCTCTTGGAAGAGCCGCTCAGGTCGGTCGTGCTGTAAGAATCGTCGTCGTAGCCCTTGGTCAGTTCGTTGCGCTGGTTCGCATAGACGGCCGTGGCGATGGTCAGCGGAAAATCGAACTCGTGGCGCAGGTTGAACTGGGCAGCCAGGTCGCTGTAGTCTTCCAGGCGCTCGTACTTGGCCGTCTTGCCAAAGGGGTCGGTGCTGTCGGTGATGACGGACGGCGGCTTCCCGTAGCTTCCGCCGGTGTACGAGAAGACGGCGCCAAGCTGGGTGCTTGCGTCGATGTTGTAGGCGCCGTTGAAGAAGAAGCTGTTGCGCTCACGGTCGCTGTTCTCGCGGCGGTCGGAGTCCTGGGCCTCGTTTTTGTCGAAATCGTCGGAAATCAGGTAGCCGTTGGAATTGAGCCGGCTCACGCTGCCGAAGAAAAATCCCTTTTCGTTGCCGCCGGAGAGGGATGCCTTGCCTAGGTAGGAATCTTCCTGCCCGGCACGAAGGCCCACGGAGCCGTGCATGCCCTGGTTGCCGCCCTTGGTGATGATGTTGATGACGGCTGCCGTGCCGCCGGAACCGTACAACACCGAACTCGCGCCCTTGGTCAGGATGATGCGGGAAATGTTCTCGGCAGGGATGGATGCAGGATCGAACTGGCCGTCATAGGTGGACTGGAAGGGCACGCCGTTGATCAGAAGCTTGATGTGCCTGGTTCGGAAGCCTCTGATGTCGATGCGCGGAGTTCCATCGGCGGCCGTGCGGATGTACACGCCGGGGAGCATCTGGATGGCCTCGTTCAGGGTCGTCGCGCCACGGGTTTCAATGTCCTTGGCCGTGACCTCGGTGATGTTGGTCACGTCGTCCACGCCCGGTTTGTCGGAAGTCACGACAATTTCGCCCAGAGCATATTCAGGCTCTTGGGCAAGGGCGGGTTGGGCTGCGACCAGGGCGAGGAACAGCAGGAGGGCCAGTTGGAATCGGGGCATGGTAATCCTCGGAAGTAAAGGGTTGGTGGTAGGTTGGCATCAACAGCATGTAATTATGTCTGATTTGGTATAGTTTGAAAAAATTTTAGTCAATAATGTCGAATATGTCAGATGAGGCATAATAAGTTTGTTGGCCCATGCCTCGCCATGCAAGGCGACTCTGGATTGTTGGACAGGGAATTCGTGACGACGTATGGGAGGCACACTCGTGTTTAATGCTGCAAGCAAATAAGGATTTCGCATGAAAGATAAAGACAACAGTGCTTTGGGTCGTTCTCTGTGGCGGCTGGTGCGTTTTGCCCGCCCGCATGCGCGGCGCATAGGCCTCGGGCTTGCCGCCAATGCGGGGGCACGATTTTTCGACCTTCTGCCCATGATCGTGGTCGGGCGCGTGGTGGATACCGTGGCCGGGGCTCTGCGTGAAGGGCAGGTCCTGGCTGGCGCCGATTTTGCTTGGGCAGGCCTTCTGGTGCTGGGTACTTTTGCCGGGCTGGCCGTGTTTCAGAGCGTCAGCGACTACACCCTGGACTCGGCGGCGCAGCGGATTCGCCACGACCTGCGCGTGGATCTCTACACCCATGTGCAGAAGCTGGACGTGTCCTACTTCGAATCCCGCCAGACCGGCGACATCATGGCCGTGCTGGCCGGGGATGTGGACAATCTGGAGCGCTTCTTCTCCGACACGTCCACGAGCATCGTGCGTCTGCTTATAACCTTCACCGGAATCTACGGCATCCTCTTCTGGATGGACTACCACCTTGCGCTGCTGCTCCTTGCGCCCATGCCCATCGCCATCTGGGCCGTGCGCTTCTTCGCCACCCGCGTCGCCCCGCAGTACCGCAAGGCGAGAAAGGCCGTCGGCGACATCAACGCCATCCTGGAAAACAACCTCCAGGGCATGAACGTCATCCAGGCATATTCCGCGCAGGACCACCAGACCGGCCGCATCCGTCTTCGATCCGAGGAATATCGCGACGCTGCCATCCGCGCCGCCCGCGAGCGGGCGCGATTCGTGCCCCTGCTCTACGGGGTGGCGGGGATTGGATACGCGCTCCTGATCGGCGGAGGCGGGTGGATGACATTCGCGGGCATCGGCCCCAGCGTGGGCGATTTCACGACTTTCGTGCTCCTGGCCATGCGCCTCATTCTGCCCCTTTTCGTCTTCGGCATGCTCATCAATCAGATCCAGCAGTCCGAAGCTTCGGCCCTGCGCATCAACGAAATTTTCGATACGACGCCCACGGTGCGCGATCAGGCCAAGGCCTACCCTCTTGACGGGGAACTTCGCCGGGTCGAGGTCCGCGATGTCTGCTTTGCCTATCCGGAGCGCGAGAAGGTTCTGTGCGGAATAAATCTGTGTCTTGAGCGCGGCCGGGTGCTGGGCGTGGTCGGTCCCACCGGGGCGGGCAAGAGCTCCCTCGCCAAGCTCATGCTGCGCTACTACGATCCTTTGGATGGGCAAATTCTGGCCAACGGTCGCGAGCTGTCTTCCGTGACTCTGGACTCATGGCGGGGGCGCATCGGCTATGTTTCGCAGGAGGCCTATCTGTTTCACGGCACGGTGTCCGAGAATATCCGTCTCGGGTCGCCGCTGGCCTCGGATGACGATGTTGTGCGGGCGGCGGACATGGCCGGAGCCGGTGAATTCATCGCCGCATTGCCGCAAGGATACGAAACCATGGTCGGGGACCGGGGCATGAAACTTTCCGGCGGACAGCGGCAGCGCATCTCCCTGGCGCGGGCCATCCTGCGCGATCCGGAGTTTCTGATCCTGGACGAAGCCACCTCCAGCGTGGACACGCGCACGGAGGAGGTCATTCAGAACAATCTCAAAAACCTGCGCGCCGAACGCATCACCCTGGCCATCGCGCACCGTTTGTCCACGGTGCGGCACTGCGACGAGATCGTCGTGGTCGTGGACGGCATCATCGTCGAGCGTGGAACGCACGGGGAACTGGTGGCGGCGGGCGGCGTTTATGCGGGGTTGTGGCAGGTGCAGAGCGGAGAATAGGGGGCTTGGAAGATGGGAGAAGATGGGAATACGGTGCTGGGCGGCGGAGCCTTGCTGGGCGGTTTGCGCTGCGCCGAAACTCCTTCGCGGGCCTCGTAAGGCTTGGCCGTCGCGTGCAGGACGGATGTGTCGGGATGTGCGGTGGACGACGGACAAGCCAACGATGCCTGGCTCAGTCAGACAGTCGGCGCAACACAAACCGACCAGCAAGGCTCCTTGGTGCATGAGATAATAAAAATCCCCGGGAAACTTTTGTTTCCCGGGGATTTTTCAATCTCAAACGAATCGATTCAAAAATGCCGAGCTGATAAAAAACAATGAATGGGGTGCAGGGGACGCGTCCCCTGCCCGCCGGAGGCATCTTCTTCCCCTTATTTCTCTTCGCGCTCCTTGTACCAGGCGCTGGAGTCTTCCATCAGTTTGTTCAGACGGTTGACCATCTTGTGCGGGTCGGCCAGGTAGCCGTCCATGAGCAGGGCGGATTCGTAGAGCTGTTCGATCACGGTGGCCACGAATTCGTCCTTCTCGTCCTTGGCGAAGACCGAGAGCAGGTTGCGCACCAGTTTGTGATCCTGGTTGATCTCGAAGACCTTCTTGGGAATGGAGGTGTCCTTGGTCACCAGCTGCATGATCTTGTGCATCTGGGATGTGGAGCCGTCCGGACTGACCAGGCAGGAAGGGCTCTGGCTCAGGCGCTTGGAGATGCGGGCCTCGGTGATGCGGTCGCCCAGGATTTCCTGCACGCGTTTGAGGAAGCGGTCCATGTCCTGGGATTCCTCTTTGGAGAGTTCCTCGGGCTTGTCCTTTTTCTCGGCGCTGTCGGCGTATTTTTCGATATTCGTGATGTCGGCGTTTTCGGTCGCCTTGAGCTCGAACTCCTTGAATTTGCGCAGGCTGTCCATGACGAACTCGTCCACGGGCTCGTACAGGTAGAGTACTTCCAGGCCCTTGGCGCGGAAGATCTCCAGGTGCGGATTCTGTTCGATGGCTTCGCGGCTGGGGCCGGAGATGTAGTAGATTTCCTTCTGACCTTCCTTGGCCGCCTCGATGTATTCTTCCAGGGAAATGAGCCCGTCCTTGTCCTCATGGCGCGAGGAGTTGAAGCGGAGCAGTTCGCCGAAGGCCTCCTGGTTGGCGAAGTCTGCATATCCGAGCTTGAAGCGTTTGGCGTGCTCGTTCCAGAACTTGACGTAGCGGTCCTTGTCCTGCCCGAGTTTTTTCAGGTGCGAAAGGATCTGCTTGGTCAGGGTGGTGGCGATTTTGCGGATGAGCAGGTTTTCCTGCAGGGTCTCGCGCGAGATGTTCAGCGGCAGGTCCTCGGTGTCGACCACGCCGCGCATGAAGCCGAGATATTCCGGGATGAGGTCCTTGTTCTTGCTCTGGATCAGCACGCGGCGCACGTAAAGGTCCAGTCCGTAGTTCTCGCGATCGAAGCCGAAGGTGTCCTGGCTGCGCGGGGGCACGAAGGCCAGGGCCGAGAACTGCACCGGGGCGTCCACGCTCATGTGCAGGGTGTCCAGGGGTTCCTCCTGGTCGTAGGTCAGGAACTTGTAGAACTCCGTGTACTGTTCGGGGGTGATGGAGAACTTGTTTTCGCGCCACAGTGCCTGCACGGTGTTGGCCTTCTCGCCCTGGACCAGGATGGGGAAGGATATGAAATTGGAGTGCTTCTTGATGATGGACGTGATGCGGTTCTTTTCCGCGAACTCCTTGCCGTCTTCCTTGAGCTGAAGGGTCAGGGTCGTGCCGCGCGGCAGATCCTCTTCCAGTTCGGCTACGGTGTAGGTGCCGAGCCCGTCGGAGGACCATTCCACGGCCTTGGCAGCCGGGTCGAAGGAACGGGTGCGGATGGTGACCTTGTCGGCGACCATGAAGACCGAATAGAAGCCCACGCCGAAGCGGCCGATGATATTGGAGGAGTTGGCCTGGTCGGCCATGGCCTGGCGGATGAATTCGGCGGACCCGGAATGGGCGATGGTGCCGATATTGCGGACCAGTTCATCCATGGTCATGCCGACGCCGGTGTCCGCGATGGTGAGGGTGTGGTTTTCCTCGTCCGCGGTGATGGAGATCTGCAGTTCAAGATCGGGGTTTGCGATCTCGGCCGAGCGGGCCTGCTCGAAGCGCAGCTTGTCGAGGGCATCCGAGGCGTTGGAGACCAGCTCTCGCAGAAATATTTCCCGGCTTGTGTAGATGGAAT
This window of the Desulfomicrobium macestii genome carries:
- a CDS encoding TonB-dependent receptor plug domain-containing protein; the protein is MPRFQLALLLFLALVAAQPALAQEPEYALGEIVVTSDKPGVDDVTNITEVTAKDIETRGATTLNEAIQMLPGVYIRTAADGTPRIDIRGFRTRHIKLLINGVPFQSTYDGQFDPASIPAENISRIILTKGASSVLYGSGGTAAVINIITKGGNQGMHGSVGLRAGQEDSYLGKASLSGGNEKGFFFGSVSRLNSNGYLISDDFDKNEAQDSDRRENSDRERNSFFFNGAYNIDASTQLGAVFSYTGGSYGKPPSVITDSTDPFGKTAKYERLEDYSDLAAQFNLRHEFDFPLTIATAVYANQRNELTKGYDDDSYSTTDLSGSSKSDSTSTIAGTNMRASYDFDAYGVLTAALSGENQSWEETGFTKKKKGETIIDTDKDLQEYSAAMEYTITPIEQVTLVAGGGYVAQTGPESETATDWTYLLGASYRPFEGTTISANHARKVRFASIRNLFDATSGNPDLEPEVARHFEIGLDQELPFKTVFTGSVYRTYAENLIEKDDTTDIYENYEEYLLEGFEVGLENRFFDSFWARASYGYLHSEDKSDNSERDELQYRPRDTVALEAQYTCPFGTALYAGVRYVANQYTYNDDATEKKRMDDFTVVDLKISQSFLDKALSVYAGVNNLFDEDYEESYGFPRPGRTLYCGIDYAF
- a CDS encoding ABC transporter ATP-binding protein, encoding MKDKDNSALGRSLWRLVRFARPHARRIGLGLAANAGARFFDLLPMIVVGRVVDTVAGALREGQVLAGADFAWAGLLVLGTFAGLAVFQSVSDYTLDSAAQRIRHDLRVDLYTHVQKLDVSYFESRQTGDIMAVLAGDVDNLERFFSDTSTSIVRLLITFTGIYGILFWMDYHLALLLLAPMPIAIWAVRFFATRVAPQYRKARKAVGDINAILENNLQGMNVIQAYSAQDHQTGRIRLRSEEYRDAAIRAARERARFVPLLYGVAGIGYALLIGGGGWMTFAGIGPSVGDFTTFVLLAMRLILPLFVFGMLINQIQQSEASALRINEIFDTTPTVRDQAKAYPLDGELRRVEVRDVCFAYPEREKVLCGINLCLERGRVLGVVGPTGAGKSSLAKLMLRYYDPLDGQILANGRELSSVTLDSWRGRIGYVSQEAYLFHGTVSENIRLGSPLASDDDVVRAADMAGAGEFIAALPQGYETMVGDRGMKLSGGQRQRISLARAILRDPEFLILDEATSSVDTRTEEVIQNNLKNLRAERITLAIAHRLSTVRHCDEIVVVVDGIIVERGTHGELVAAGGVYAGLWQVQSGE
- the htpG gene encoding molecular chaperone HtpG, translated to MSQAQQFEFKTEIKQLLDIITHSIYTSREIFLRELVSNASDALDKLRFEQARSAEIANPDLELQISITADEENHTLTIADTGVGMTMDELVRNIGTIAHSGSAEFIRQAMADQANSSNIIGRFGVGFYSVFMVADKVTIRTRSFDPAAKAVEWSSDGLGTYTVAELEEDLPRGTTLTLQLKEDGKEFAEKNRITSIIKKHSNFISFPILVQGEKANTVQALWRENKFSITPEQYTEFYKFLTYDQEEPLDTLHMSVDAPVQFSALAFVPPRSQDTFGFDRENYGLDLYVRRVLIQSKNKDLIPEYLGFMRGVVDTEDLPLNISRETLQENLLIRKIATTLTKQILSHLKKLGQDKDRYVKFWNEHAKRFKLGYADFANQEAFGELLRFNSSRHEDKDGLISLEEYIEAAKEGQKEIYYISGPSREAIEQNPHLEIFRAKGLEVLYLYEPVDEFVMDSLRKFKEFELKATENADITNIEKYADSAEKKDKPEELSKEESQDMDRFLKRVQEILGDRITEARISKRLSQSPSCLVSPDGSTSQMHKIMQLVTKDTSIPKKVFEINQDHKLVRNLLSVFAKDEKDEFVATVIEQLYESALLMDGYLADPHKMVNRLNKLMEDSSAWYKEREEK